The Geoalkalibacter subterraneus genome contains the following window.
AGCGAGCCTGCCGACCTGGTGACTCTCTCCGCCCATCTTCAGAGTCGACAGAAACTCGAAGCCGCAGGCGGACACGCCTATCTGGCCACCCTTGTCGATTATGTTCCGACCGCCGCCAACATTGTCTATTACTGTCGATTGGTTAAAGAGAAAGCGATTGCACGTCGGCTGATCTCCGTGGCAACCGAAATTGCGACCTCCGGGTACGAAGGTGGCAATATTGAGGAGATTCTTGATCAGGCTGAGAAATCGATTTTCGAAATTGCCGAAAACCGTACCCGCCCCAGCTACTATCCTGTCCGCGAGATTCTGAAAGAGACTTTTCGCAATATTGAAAAGCTCTATGAACGCAAAGAGTTGGTCACCGGGGTTCCCACCGGCTACCTTGACCTCGACAAGATGACTGCCGGCCTGCAGCCTGGCGATCTGGTTATTATTGCCGCTCGTCCCTCCATGGGGAAAACCGCTTTCTGTCTGAATCTTGCTGAGTATGCCGCCGTTCGTAGTGAGAAGAAAACAGCGAGCCTGATCTTTTCGCTGGAGATGGGGAAGGAGCAGCTGGTACAGCGTCTCCTTTGTGCATCGGCTCTGGTTGATGCCAGTCGCATGCGGACAGGAAACCTGGGAGAGTCGGACTGGCCGAAGCTGACTGATGCCGCAAGCCGATTGGGCGAGGCAAAAATCTATATTGATGATACGCCCGCCATCAGTGTGCTGGAGATGCGCGCCAAGGCCCGTCGCCTTAAGGCACAGGATGATATCGGGCTGGTCATTGTTGACTATCTTCAATTGATGCGCGGCAACAATCCCGAGAGCCGCCAGCAGGAAATCTCTGAAATCAGTCGCTCTCTTAAGGCTTTGGCCAAAGAGCTCAACGTCCCCGTGGTGGCCTTGTCGCAGCTCAATCGCTCTTTGGAGAGTCGCACCGACAAACGGCCTGTCATGGCTGACCTGCGCGAGTCAGGTGCCATCGAGCAGGATGCCGACGTCATCATGTTTGTTTATCGCGACGAGGTTTATTGTCCTAAATGCAAGAAGAATGAGGAG
Protein-coding sequences here:
- the dnaB gene encoding replicative DNA helicase, with product MEEARSHRLPPQSLEAEMSVLGGILIDEQALDKTLELLRPEDFYRESHRLIFESLIALGEKSEPADLVTLSAHLQSRQKLEAAGGHAYLATLVDYVPTAANIVYYCRLVKEKAIARRLISVATEIATSGYEGGNIEEILDQAEKSIFEIAENRTRPSYYPVREILKETFRNIEKLYERKELVTGVPTGYLDLDKMTAGLQPGDLVIIAARPSMGKTAFCLNLAEYAAVRSEKKTASLIFSLEMGKEQLVQRLLCASALVDASRMRTGNLGESDWPKLTDAASRLGEAKIYIDDTPAISVLEMRAKARRLKAQDDIGLVIVDYLQLMRGNNPESRQQEISEISRSLKALAKELNVPVVALSQLNRSLESRTDKRPVMADLRESGAIEQDADVIMFVYRDEVYCPKCKKNEECGENHRGAAEIIIGKQRNGPIGTVHLAFRGEYTRFENVDRHHEEF